From a single Silene latifolia isolate original U9 population chromosome 6, ASM4854445v1, whole genome shotgun sequence genomic region:
- the LOC141588268 gene encoding uncharacterized protein LOC141588268: MNNFRVAVDDCGLTDIGWEGYQFTWDNGQAGEANRQSMIDRAICTSSWLELFPYAKTIHLTREWSDHAPIKALLDRRAAVVEVKRGFKFEQMWIGEEGCEEAIRRGACKGQGELGAALNACARELQV, from the coding sequence ATGAACAATTTCCGAGTAGCTGTGGATGATTGTGGCCTAACTGATATTGGGTGGGAGGGATACCAGTTCACTTGGGATAATGGGCAAGCAGGAGAAGCAAACAGACAAAGCATGATCGATAGAGCTATATGTACGAGCTCGTGGTTGGAACTTTTCCCGTATGCAAAGACTATCCATTTGACACGGGAATGGTCCGACCATGCGCCAATTAAGGCGCTCTTGGATAGGCGTGCTGCGGTGGTGGAGGTGAAGCGTGGATTTAAATTTGAGCAGATGTGGATTGGCGAGGAAGGGTGTGAGGAGGCGATAAGGAGAGGGGCCTGTAAGGGTCAAGGGGAGTTGGGTGCGGCTCTTAACGCGTGTGCTAGAGAATTACAGGTGTAG